A genomic segment from Cervus elaphus chromosome 14, mCerEla1.1, whole genome shotgun sequence encodes:
- the CTRC gene encoding chymotrypsin-C: MGPPYLQMPEFALSLDIWEIHAAEPAPSLPKLNSNHPRSGKRPWQNRFLPSGGSALTRWAHPPPAYKCCPGHRDIHLILSIHNMLGITVFTALLAYASSCGVPIFQPNLSARVVGGEDAIPHSWPWQISLQYLKDNTWRHTCGGTLITPNHVLTAAHCISNTLTYRVGLGKNNLEVEDEAGSLYVGVDTIFVHEKWNSFLIRNDIALIKLAETVELSDTIQVACLPEAGALLTQDYPCYVTGWGRLYTNGPIAAELQQGLQPVVDYATCSQRDWWGSTVKETMVCAGGDGVISACNGDSGGPLNCQAENGNWDVQGIVSFGSGLGCNTYKKPTVFTRVSAYIDWINEKLQL; encoded by the exons ATGGGGCCCCCATACCTGCAAATGCCAGAGTTTGCTCTGTCTCTGGATATTTGGGAAATCCATGCCGCCGAACCAGCTCCATCTCTGCCCAAATTAAACAGTAACCACCCAAGGTCAGGGAAAAGGCCTTGGCAGAACAGGTTTCTTCCAAGTGGTGGCTCAGCCTTGACGAGGTGGGCCCACCCCCCACCTGCCTATAAATGCTGCCCTGGCCACCGAGACATTCACCTGATTCTGAGCATTCACAACATGTTGGGCATCACAGTCTTCACCGCGCTCCTGGCCTATG CCTCCAGCTGCGGGGTCCCCATCTTCCAGCCCAACCTATCAGCCCGCGTGGTGGGAGGAGAGGACGCCATTCCTCACAGCTGGCCCTGGCAG ATCTCCCTCCAGTACCTCAAGGATAACACGTGGAGGCACACGTGTGGCGGCACCTTGATCACCCCCAACCACGTCCTCACAGCCGCCCACTGCATCAG CAACACCCTGACATACCGCGTGGGCCTGGGGAAGAACAACCTGGAGGTGGAGGACGAGGCAGGCTCCCTCTACGTGGGTGTGGACACCATCTTTGTCCACGAAAAGTGGAACTCCTTCCTCATTCG CAATGACATTGCCCTTATCAAGCTGGCAGAGACTGTGGAACTGAGCGACACGATCCAGGTGGCCTGCCTGCCAGAGGCGGGTGCCTTGCTGACTCAGGACTACCCCTGCTACGTCACTGGCTGGGGCCGTCTCTACA CCAATGGCCCCATTGCCGCCGAGCTGCAGCAGGGCCTGCAGCCTGTGGTGGATTATGCCACGTGCTCCCAGAGAGACTGGTGGGGCAGCACGGTGAAGGAAACCATGGTCTGTGCTGGAGGCGACGGAGTCATCTCAGCCTGCAAC GGGGATTCGGGTGGCCCCCTGAACTGCCAAGCTGAGAACGGCAACTGGGATGTGCAAGGCATCGTCAGCTTCGGCTCCGGGCTGGGCTGCAACACCTACAAGAAGCCCACGGTCTTCACCCGTGTGTCTGCCTACATCGACTGGATCAACGAG AAACTGCAGCTGTGA